From Solanum lycopersicum chromosome 4, SLM_r2.1:
TAGATGTTTATCTCTAATTGTTAGTTTAAATTTGTAtcacaaaataatgaattgatAGCTATATCTCTCGAGAAAAAATTACTAGAAAATTTACACATATATTTCTCTACTACAAAATTTACACATATATTTCTCTACTACAAAATTTACACAAATATTCTCTactaatcaactacacaaatataAGGAATTGCAAGAAGCAACATTTTTTTCtactacaaaattaaagaagtcCATATATAACTATTTCAACAAAACATGACTCTTGCTCTCCTCTCATAAGCACAGTGGTGGatttaagattttctttcaggaggttcaaaaaataaaagtataaatgtGTAAGTAAGTCTTTCGAATAGGGtcccttgaatttttttttgtttaaaccATACTTTTATCacgtttttaaaataaaaaataaagctaAAAATGCTTCAAAAACATAACTGATTTTTTAAagcaaaaataaactaaaactaTAGAGGAAATAACAAATGTTGTCTCAGAGATTCGAACCGTAGGCATGCAGCTTAATATTCCCGAGTTTTATCACTAAGCCAtctaattttattcttattaagaGGGTTCAAATTATATAcatctacaaaaatataaaatatttacctTATATATATCGTGTATTTTCTTGCCAAGGATATTCAGGTGAACACCCTGGACTCAACGTGGGTCCGCCCTTGCTcataattcataatcatatacatgTATCTTTTGCCCTTTTCTCATACACATTTTCAAGCTTATATTTCACTTGTTTTCGagcttatttttcatttaatgatTGTAGCTATTATATGTCAgtaattatcataaaaaatatttagatttttcatTGTTACAAAGAGGATAAGTATACATTATAAATGCTTACTTTCCAATTAGTTCTAATAAGTTGAATCTCTAATTTCAAATACTAGGAAAAGGTATTTTCAATTAGATaacacaattttaaatataacaaagTTATAaagtaacaataattaataagaataaaCGTGCAACACATTTTCAGTTGATTCCAcatatttaatcataattttcttcgataaaattatttcaaactctcacttttcaaattttaaatggttcaattgTCATATATATTGTGTAgattttttctcaattaatgATAATGCTATTTAAGCTATGcgtcatatttttattttcttttaagtttaaaGCAAAATTGAGGAACAATAACGTATCAAATCTAATTCTTACCTTGTGAGGGTGATGTATACGTAGTCTTATTCTAATTTTGAGCTGAGAGTCTATTAgaacaattatttatttcatctcGAGGTAAAAGTAAAGTTTGTGCACACTATATCCTATCTAGGCTATTACTTCttccattttaaaataattaaattgttcCTTGGTTTGAGAAGAAGGCTAATTCCCCTGCATCCACTTGTAATCCCTCACATGAGCTTTGGTCTTGTTCACCAACAATattcaatgtaaaaattatttttgttacagTGCGTCTATATATTAAACTTCAAGTAGTTCATATATTTCACTAACTCAAATTTTAGGTTTTCTTTCCAGGACCATATATTGTGTAGCAACATCATCCAAATTGTTGTAGCAAAATGGATTTCTTTGCATGGACAATAGAGGGATTACAAAGGAGGAGGCCACCATGAGTAtgttctaaattaattaaaattgaggAATTGCAGAGATGAAAGTCCACAAAAAGTGCTCAGCAGAAGAGATGTTGCATCATcttgatataattatatattatatatacatgttCATGTCCATTTTTTTTCTACTCAGACTCCACTTATGAGACTACACtgaatatattgttgttgtcATTGATTTTTGTGTTGAGACTAATAAATTGTTTTGTAGTGAGATTGAATTGTTACATGTACTATTGAATCATAGTATAACGTTTTACCCTTTTTGTTACCATTAAGCCAAATATACCGTCATTTTTTCCTCTTGTATCCAAATGAGATAAGATTAACTATATGATGTGCAGATGCAAAAGTGAGGAGGTGTGAGGGGCTGGATATAGCGGGTACGAGGAGAGGTACGTAGAGGTAGAGCCAAAAAGTATTGGAAGATGTGATTAGGCAGGACATGAAATTGTTCCTGATTATCGAAGATATGACATTAGATAAAAGGGTGTGAAGATCGTATATCAGGATAAAATTTTAGTAGGTATAGAATATTATCTTGATTTTTGAGGGGTTTATCCTCTTTTTAGTGTTGTCTTTTTATTTCACCATCACTTATTGATGACTATATTTAGATTATcacattatttcttattttccGTATTAGTTATTGTTTCTTACTTTCTTTATTAGTTGTGTTGTCCtccactatttttttttcttttttattattcttatatattataatcaaaCAGAGAATTCTTCGTAAACAATCTACTATAAGTCTGTACATaccatttctttttttcctttttaatttaaatgtccGAATATAAATAAACTTGAATAGATAAAAATAAGTTCAGTTTTTTATTAACcatatactattattttttttgcgtACTTGACCCATGAGGTACGGCACGTggaaataattatacaattcttATCACTCACGCATTTTTTAcgtataaattatttaatatatccaacctttaatgtaaatgctcatttttatttttgaagaaattaataataaaaggaaaatgcTACTTGCCACTAGTACATTTATTTCATATAGAcgcttgattttatttttaaaaaataacaatgaaCAACATCCATGAGCTTAAAACATCATAGTTTAtaactaaatattatattttaactttagacaaaatgataatttatgTTGAAATACGATTTGAAGGAAATGTGACTGGGTCTGAACCTTAAGTAAAAACACATTTCTTTATGTTGAATTTGTAcgattttttcatatttgatgaATGTTGTTTGAAAATCAGAGTTGTGGGAGATCAAATTGGATTTGAACCTTTAAGAACACGTCTCTTAATATCAAACCCACAAAACTTCTCTATATTCGATGGATGATTTTTGAACACTAGAGTTGGGGGAGACCTAATTGGATCTGAACATTTAGGAACACGTAGTTTGATATCAAACTtgcacaatttatttttatttgatggaTGATGATTTTTGAAAACTTGAGTTGAAAGAGATTTAATTGGACAACGTCTTTTGATGTCAAACTCGTACCATTCCTTTATATTTGTTGGATGTTGTTTGAAAATCGAGATTGAGGGAGATGTATCAATATCGAGACGTATTGTATCAAAACATTGAATGATGtatccaaaaattttaaattttatagaatttttgtaatttgataGGATTATGATGTAATTAGTTCTTAACaatatgaaatttgtataatttttacattttattacCACTTATTAAactgtaattttattttatttttctcgtGAAATGAATCTGTATTGGATCTCGACTAAATCAAATCGCATGCTCTAGGGACCATTTAGAGAGTGACACTCTCAACTAGGGTTCGACATGGTATGGTATTTGAAAATTGTAATAGAGTAATTTTGATATTTGgattttaaaacattatatgGTATGGtatgatatttgaaaattttaatagagTAATTTTGATATTTGGATTTTAAAACATTATAGCATTACCATACCAATTTAATTCTGTATGATTTGATATGActtcaacaattaaaaaaaagtctcAATTGTAGTATCATACTAACACATtacatatatagaaatatatgtgctaaaataatatacaaataacaTCTTTTACTAAGCAATTACAATTCAAATACATTGATTTTTCAATCAAATGAAGTAGTCAAATTTCAATAATCTTTATATGAATACTAGGTTgtatgtttttaatattttaataatatatatttgatatttacgTAACTATATACTTTAGTATGCAATTCGATATATTGGCACATTATTTctaaatatcatatcaaatatcaataaaaattaaaaatctcataatatcaaaattatgatattaaattttttttatataatatgataattttatatatatattatattatatcctCCTACTTTCGAAACATAGTTTTTTTCTAACCCGAGCTCAAATCCGAACCTATGATTAAATAAATGCATGTGCAACGATATGATGGTTCAGAAAGGCTTTTAGATTGACGCCTCCACCCCCACCCACCCATCCCCCCGCGGCTCTTCTCTCCCTTCTTTTTCCTCTCTGTCATCGCCGGCCACTCAACGACGATCTCAATCATGGTAGAGATCGAAGAAGCATCCACCGGCGCCGATGAGATGTCTCCACTGTTATCGAACCCGAAAACCGACCCGATCCCGTCAACCCGGACTAAGTCTGTTAAGACCAAGGTCCCGGAGATCAAGGTCCATCTGTATAAGCAAGGGAAGGGTCCGATCGACGAATTCACGTCGTCCTTAGGTGGATTTGAGCAAGACCAGCTAGAGGTTCGTGATATTCTAGACAAATACGGGTTCAAATCGGTCTATGCATTCAAACCGGAGACTGGCCGAGGTGTTCCTATCAGATTCAATCCCCGTAACGGACGATCGATTCTAACCTATAGAGATGGATCGGAGATCCATATTGATGGAGAACCTAAGGTACAATCATCTCACACAATTCCCAATTAAGTATATGGACTGTTATTATTTGTGCTCCGTATCTGTTGTCccataatttgtttctttttggaCTTTATTGCACCATTCTTTGAGTTGGATGTGATGAAATTCAGCTACATTTCTTTAGCAGTGGTGTCAGGGACAGCTTGCCCGCACCTGGTTCTTGCTGCCTCCCACCAATACAGATACTGGGTAACTCTATGCATCAAGTCTTCCATAGACTGAAAGAAATCACATACTAGTATTTTTTGACCTCCTGGTTATCATTCCACGACTAGTAGTCGCACCCTTGATAATACAATTCAGATAGGTTTTTTATTCACTTAGTAATAATTTTGTTAGCGTGATAGTTATCTAGGAATATAGGATTATAATCCATAATTTGTCAtgcaataaatatttaataagcaATATGTACCGAGGGTTCTATGATTTCTGAATTTTATGTTGGTATCGTTTTCCGCTTATGCAGCCTACCAAACCATAAGTGTCTCTTTAACTCTCTGTGAACTAGGATAGAGTTTGGCCAATTTTGAAGATCTATGAATTAGGAAAACTTATCTCTTTTGAGACATATGGTAATATTGCATGAACGACACGGAGAAGATGAAATTTGGAAAAACATGATGTACTTTTGGGCAAAACATTTGGGATTGACACTAAACTCTAAAGATTGTATCATCAGTTTCTTGGCGATTTAAGTTTGGAGACAAATACAGATGATAGATCTTGAGTCTCTTGGAGGAAGTGGATTTGGCAGCAGGTGTAGGAGTTACCTGTATTTTGCACTTCGTTTTTTCCAACTGGTAAATTTTGGATAAGAGTTATTAGTTGAGGATTGAAACTTGAATTAACGGTGTGAAAAGAAGGCTCAATTGTTGTTCATTGATTGGTCGTTTGAATGGATAAGCTTATATTTTCAAGGTTTCATCTagttctttctctcttttaaaGAGCTCTTCCTCAGgcaatttccatttttttttggtgaGCTTTTTGTGATCAGAGCCTTCACAATACTTAATTTTAACATCAGAACTGACACTGAGTATCTCTGAAAGGAAGCAGAAACTGCCTAGTTGAGGAAGGTTAATGTGCTGAGTTTTGCAGTTTGGCATTTCAATGTCGAAAATTGGAATATCAAAATAGCCGTGCTCTTTGTGTCGATTTGATCGTTCTGTAAACATCAGTAGAAACATGATCTGCAGTTACCCTGTTATATCTTGAATTGTTTGCAAGAGGTTTTCTTGAAATGCAGTGTGAACTTTGAACCTTGTTGAATACTTCCCTGAAACTGTTGAAAGGATATCAAATTATGTTACTGCTGGTTCTCCTGAGCGCTTTcatttgaaaacaaaaattgGCAAACAGGGAGAGCTTATCGtaagataaataaattcttCTATGAATCCTATCTTTATATTAGTATCCATGTTAAGATAAATAAGGTCCACATTGGGAGGCCCTAACAATGAGAGCATGAAAGGTAACTGAAGGGAACTACTCATGGTGAATGAGATCAAATTGTCCTTTCTATATAAGCAAGTTGTATTTCTCAGTCCAAGAAAGCTGAACTAGATGTGAAAATGTCATAAAATGACTTTACCAAGGCATTCTTGTCACTAAAATGACTTTACCAAGGCGTTCTTGTCACTAAAATGACCATATTTTACATGGTTCTTCACAAAATAGGTTGTTATATGCATAGATGGATTCTAATAGTTTTTCGTCTTTGTTTATAGGACTCGTTGATCCAACCTATTACCAGGATATTGGTTGGTGTTGCAGTGATCACCCTATTGATAGTAATGGTGATGAAAGAGTCTCCAGAATGGGCCAAAAAGTTGAACATCACTGGTGGTAATATCCCACCATGGGTCCTGGCTGCTGCGGTTATTCTGTTCACGCGCATAAGGAAGAGGACCAAGGATTTCTTTGGAAAACGCCCGTGATGAACTGCTGCTTAACCACAGGCAACTAAATTTTTTCGAAATTTTTGCATGCTTTGTTTGTGCTTTATACTATAGTTTTTGGATTcacatgttatatatatataagctaaTCTAATCTTATAATTCAGTCGTGTGCATGCCTttcttcctcctttttttttttcttgttggaGAATTTTTCATGATCACTGTGAATTGTCTGGCAATGACTGGATTCTAGATTGCTttcttgatgatgttatacTATGAAATGTGCATTCTCCACCATGAGTGAGATGTATAAAAACAACACTTAGTCTCAAGCATCGGAAGTTTGAAGAGTTGCATCTCTTTAGAAAAGATAAAAGTTGTAATGTTAGGAACTTTTTGTCTTCTTAAGGGTACGTTCTTTGGAGACAAACCAAACAAGAATGCTTTTCCCATCTCCCTATTGAGATACAATAAATACCTAAggtgatatttattttaagacGGAAAGAGTATAAAATTCTTGAGAAGAGCAAAATATGTAACTCAAGTAGAGATATAAATCGTTTTTGTATTGAGCTGAGAGTCTATTAGAAACAATTGTTTGTTTTATCTCGAGGTAAGAGTAAAGTTTGTGCACACTATATCCTATCTAGGCTATTACTTCTTCCattccaaaataattaaattgtttcTTGGTTTGAGAAGAAGGCTGTTACTGATATCCTATTTTTATCCTTGTGTTAAGTTACACTAGCCATAAGAAGGTATCAGACTTGTAATTAGTGATTGAAGAAAGGGATACAAGGCAAATAAATATCATTGACAAAAGAAAACCAACACTGTTCAAAACATCCAACTTCACTAAAAGTGTAAGACTTCTTATTTATACAACTTTTTCAAGAATACTATAACTAAGCAGTAATGCTTCTTAGACAATCAAAGTCAATATTGATAATCAAAATCAAAGACAGAAGCTGATAATGGCTCAAGCAAGTTGCTCGTCCCCTCGTGCATGTCAATATTCTGCAACTCTAGTTCCCCTGCATCCACTTGTAATCCCTCACATGAGCTTTGGTCTTGTTCACCAACAATATTCAATTTCCCTTTAGGGcgacttttcttcttcttaatagCACATAGAACAAAATCTCTGCAATCCTTGTCAAATTTGTCAAGTATATGCGGAGAGAGGTCGTACTCCTTCATCAACCAGTGACCATGTTCCTGTTTATACCCTTTCTTCTTATAACACATGCTCTTCTTGGATCCAATCACTGCTCTTTCGAACAGGTTTGCTTTTGTCTTCCTGTTTCCAACTGCCACCCTTATTTCCCACATTACGACTTGCTTTTCTTCTTGAGATTTGTAATGAAGAAGCGATACTGACTACAATCATCCTCATTACAAGAGGATACTCCTTGGTTCTTGTTCACCGTAAGTATCCACATGAAAAGTGATGAATCCATCAATTTTCCACCAATGAATCTCAATAAGAAAGTAAGAGCTTCTTCGTCAGTAGGACTGAATCGGAAACCCTCTTGCAAATTCTCCATTatacactctttttttttctttctcaaaactataagaatgaatgaaaagaaGAAAGCATGGTAGCAATTTATACGGAGGTTTTCAGAAAGACGCTGCATACATAAATTTTAGGAAACTTTTTCTACATTTTATACaaacttttgtttttattatttacacGGTTACTTAAAAGAACTTGTTTTCCCTACTTCCACCGAGGAAGTTGTATTCTCATTTTAAGGAATTTgttttgtatgaaaaatgttttgtcCATCCAAACATGAGCggataagaaaataattttcaaaaaatattttccttcctaGCAAAAACGTTGATTATAGAATGTTTGGAGAATATTCTCTTGTAAAACAAGTTccacaaaaatgaaaaaaatgacttCTCACCCCACCCTCGGAGCCCCACTACCTTCCATTCAGCTTCATAAAtcataatgttgaaaatgacttCTCACCTCACCCTCGAAGCCCCACTACCGATTCCTTTCGGCTTCAAAATGTTTTGCTAGATAACAtatga
This genomic window contains:
- the LOC138348336 gene encoding uncharacterized protein; the protein is MVEIEEASTGADEMSPLLSNPKTDPIPSTRTKSVKTKVPEIKVHLYKQGKGPIDEFTSSLGGFEQDQLEVRDILDKYGFKSVYAFKPETGRGVPIRFNPRNGRSILTYRDGSEIHIDGEPKDSLIQPITRILVGVAVITLLIVMVMKESPEWAKKLNITGGNIPPWVLAAAVILFTRIRKRTKDFFGKRP